Below is a genomic region from Schistocerca americana isolate TAMUIC-IGC-003095 chromosome 1, iqSchAmer2.1, whole genome shotgun sequence.
GCTAGCTATAATTAAGGTACAAATTATTGTAGgaaatgttgttgaaatgtaaacAGTAACAgctaatgaataaaaatttgtaggGCTAGTATTACTTCTGGCTGATTTAATGGCCATTTATGTTACTTCTcctttcgtttttaatttttattggtaaatgGTTCTTATTCATTGtatgagccagccgctgtggccgagtggttctaggcgcttcagtccggaaccgcgctgctgctgctgcagtcgcaggttcggatcctgcctcgtgcatgactgtgtgtgatgtccttaggttagttaggtttaagtagttctaagtctagcggacttatgagctgagatgttaagtcccatagtgcttatagccatttgaaccattgtatgaTAAGACACACATGAAGATTTTATATTAGAGTGGTACTGTGTTTGACTGTTCCATCCAATCTTCATAATGAAATACTTGTCAAGAATTCACTTAAAAATCACAGCTTTAACTGAAACGTGTATAAGTTTAGTGACATCGACTccttaaatgaaaatattaattttaggtGTCTCATCGTCTTTCGCATTGCAAATCTAATTTTGTATTTAGTTTTCTGTGATACCATGATTATTTCTTTTTAGGATGGTGTTCTCACTGTAAATTTTGGAAGTCCTTATGGTACATATGTAATAAACAGGCAGACACCAAACGAGCAGATTTGGCTTTCCTCACCCATAAGTGGACCAAAGAGATACGATTTCATCAGTGGACAGTGGATATATAAACATGATGGAGTACCATTGCACAAACTTCTTGATACAGAAATATCCCAAATTGTTAAACAAACTGTAGATTTCTCAAAGTGTTTGCCTAATGTAAATGTTAAATGATCTTTCATAGATAACTTAGGTATGTATGTAAGTAAATTACTGTAGTTATTTGTGTGGCAGTATTGCAGATTAATGGCACATTAAAATGTCTGTATATGATTTTGATGTGTTTTGTTCCTGTAAAATAAATGTTGGCAGAGATAGATGTGGTTGTGTTTGCACCTTTATCAGTTTGTTCTTTGAAATGTACTGCTTGTTTGAAAATACCAGTGCCTGTTTGCTAAAGCACATATATTTGTTTTACTCTGTGATGTTCATATAGGCACTGACATGCACATCTTAACTGCACAATGCATGAAAAGAGTTGTCAAGTTTTAAAAAGTCTTGACTTTTCTTAACAAAGtatgaatgaaatttaaaacaCATGAATTTTGAACctcatacaatttcagaaaacacgCAGAATGAACATCTGTCTACTACACAATGTGTTTAAACTAGCAAATGTCTAATCTGTAATGAATTTAAAATCCTCTTGAATTTTCACAATTCTTGCACTTCAGTTTCCTGATTTCTCATATGTTCTCATTACACAGTTAGTAGTTTAAAGTAAGACCACATCATACTGCCCCAATAATGATGTATAAATattgattattatttttgtttgtttattgttattgttgttgttacacTATTCAGCATTTTAAAACGTTTTGTCAGATGGTTTGTTGAAAGTAGGTGTTCTTGAATCAATTTTTTATGCTGATCCTAGAAATAACTAATGTTTTTGTCTGTCACATCAGGTTTTAATACAAAATGAGAAGTAATATTCTAACATCATTTCACACAAGGTGAAATTTTAatcaaaatatgtttaaaaaataaaaaacgggGCTCAGAACTCCCCTAATTTGTTTCTTGACTACCTTGCATAAAAACAAGGCTTCCTTGCAGATTCTTGTTGAAGATGACTGTCCCTCTTTAACATACAACAGTAGTCAGCCAACACAGATGCTGTTCAATGCCGCTGGTCCCTCCTCTTAATATCTCGGTGAAAATGTTCACTCTGCTCTTCAATATAAAGTTCCAAATCCCCGGAAAGTAGTCGGCATGTGAGTAAAGTGGAGTTTCATACTCATTTAACAACCCATCATCTTGAAATTTTGCAACTTTTTTCAGCAATCGCCTTGTAATTAGAGATCTttgttatttcatagaaagttatcAGTTACCGATCGGAAGGTGGTCATGTACCTTTTCCTCTTTCCTTCATTGTCTTCTCAGAATGAAAGAAGTCCCACCTTTAAATTCGTCTCATGTGGTGAGGAAAAATTTCTTGGAAAGGTGCTTAGTGCAGGCTCTACCCTGTGGTAGAGACTacacaaaattacttcatcaagccCAATTTTATTTTAGGGGTGGAAGCAAGATTTTTTTACAAGTGGTTCGTGCTGGGTACTTTCAGTTACAGGCACAAAATTTCTCTGCTCTGAccaaggcgcgtaatggggccccttagggaaatggcagcaagagaggggaagaaaaccaatgtgcactccgtgtgcataccggggggagtcattccagatgtggaaagggtccttccggatgccatgaagggtacagggtgcacccatctgcaggtggtcgctcatgtcggcaccaatgatgtgtgtcgctatggatcggaggaaatcctctctggcttccggcggctatctgatttggtgaagactgccagtatcgctagcgggatgaaagcagagctcaccatctgcagcatcgtcgacaggactgactgcggacctttggtacagagccgagtggagggtctgaatcagaggctgagacggttctgcgaccgtgtgggctgcagattcctcgacttgcgccatagggtggtggggtttcgggttccgctggataggtcaggagtccactacacgcaacatgcggctacacgggtagcaggggttgtgtggcgtgggctgggcggttttttaggttagatggccttgggcaagtacagaaagggcaacagcctcaacgggtgcggggcaaagtcaggacatgcggggaccaagcagcaatcggtattgtaattgtcaactgtcgaagctgcgttggtaaagtaccggaacttcaagcgctgatagaaagcaccgaagctgaaatcgttataggtacagaaagctggcttaagccagagataaattctgccgaaatttttacaaagatacagatggtgtttagaaaggatagattgcatgcaaccggtggtggagtgttcgtcgctgttagtagtagtttatcctgtagtgaagtagaagtggatagttcctgtgaattattatgggtggaggttacactcaacaaccgaactaggttaataattggctccttttaccgacctcccgactcagcagcattagtggcagaacaactgagagaaaatttggaatacatttcacataaattttctcagcatgttatagtcttaggtggagatttcaatttaccagatataggctgggacactcagatgtttaggacgggtggtagggacagagcatcgggtgacattatactgagtgcactatccgaaaattacctcgagcaattaaacagagaaccgactcgtggagataacatcttggacctactgataacaaacagacccgaacttttcgactctgtatgtacagaacagggaatcagtgatcataaggccgttgcagcatccctgaatatggaagttaataggaatataaaaaaagggaggaaggtttatctgtttagcaagagtaatagaaggcagatttcagactacctaacagatcaaaacgaaaatttctgttccgacactgacaatgttgagtgtttatggaaaaagttcaaggcaatcgtaaaatgcgttttagacaggtacgtgccgagtaaaactgtgagggacgggaaaaacccaccgtggtacaacaacaaagttaggaaactactgcgaaagcaaagagagctccactccaagtttaaacgcagccaaaacctctcagataaacagaagctaaacgatgtcaaagttagcgtaaggagggctatgcgtgaagcgttcattgaattcgaaagtgaaattctatgtaccgacttgccagaaaatcctaggaagttctggtcttacgttaaatcagtaagtggctcgaaacagcatatccagacactccgggatgatgatggcattgaaacagaggatgacacgcgtaaagctgaaatactaaacacctttttccaaagctgtttcacagaggaagaccgcactgcagttccttctctaaatcctcgcacaaacgaaaaaatggctgacatcgaaataagtgtccaaggaatagaaaagcaactggaatcactcaatagaggaaagtccactggacctgacgggataccaattcgattctacacagagtacgcgaaagaacttgccccccttctaacagccgtgtaccgcaagtctctagaggaacggagggttccaaatgattggaaaagagcacagatagtcccagtcttcaagaagggtcgtcgagcagatgcgcaaaactatagacctatatctcttacatcgatctcttgtagaattttagaacatgttttttgctcgcgtatcatgtcatttctggaaacccagaatctactatgtaggaatcaacatggattccggaaacagcaatcgtgtgagacccagcttgccttatttgttcatgagacccagaaaatattagatacaggctcccaggtagatgctatctttcttgacttccggaaggcgttcgatacagttccgcactgtcgcctgataaacaaagtaagagcctacggaatatcagaccagctgtgtggctggattgaagagtttttagcaaacagaacacagcatgttgttatcaatggagagacgtctacagatgttaaagtaacctctggcgtgccacaggggagtgttatgggaccattgcttttcacaatatatataaatgacttagtgtcggaagttccatgcggcttttcgcggatgatgctgtagtatacagagaagttgcagcattagaaaattgtagcgaaatgcaggaagatctgcagcggataggcacttggtgcagggagtggcaactgacccttaacatagacaaatgcaatgtattgcgaatacatagaaagaaggatcctttattgtatgattatatgatagcggaacaaacactggtagcagttacttctgtaaaatatctgggagtatgcgtgcggaacgatttgaagtggaatgatcatataaaattaattgttggtaaggcgggtaccagattgagattcattgggagagtccttagaaaatgtagtccatcaacaaaggaggtggcttacaaagcactcggtcggcctatacttgagtattgctcatcagtgtgggatccgtaccagatcgggttgacggaggagatagaaaagatccaaagaagagcggcgcgtttcgtcacagggttatttggtaaccgtgatagcgttacggagatgtttaacaaactcaagtggcagactctgcaagagaggcgctctgcatcgcggtgtagcttgctcgccaggtttcgagagggtgcgtttctggatgaggtatcgaatatattgcttccccctacttatacctcccgaggagatcacgaatgtaaaattagagagattagagtgcgcacggaggctttcagacagtcgttcttcccgcgaaccatacgcgactggaacaggaaagggaggtaatgacagtggcacgtaaagtgccctccgccacacaccgttgggtggcttgcggagtatcaatgtagatgtagatgtagaaactcacACTCTTCTGCCATgttcccctgcgggtctgggggttggAATAGGCCCTATGTATTTCTGCCTGTCATAAGAAGTGACAAAAAGGAGTGTCTCACTTTTCAGCCCTATGAGTACAGGCCcaattctatggtttgacctgccactttcaaaattagAGAGAACTGCGGGCCgtatggggaaggatgccttatgtGGTGCACAAGTTACCCATAGTGCCCTTGGATTTGAT
It encodes:
- the LOC124625263 gene encoding frataxin homolog, mitochondrial isoform X2 → MGFSDKGTFEYVCDETLEAFSDYFEELVEGCGHLKSADVTYSDGVLTVNFGSPYGTYVINRQTPNEQIWLSSPISGPKRYDFISGQWIYKHDGVPLHKLLDTEISQIVKQTVDFSKCLPNVNVK